Genomic segment of Drosophila simulans strain w501 chromosome 2R, Prin_Dsim_3.1, whole genome shotgun sequence:
CTGGACTTTCACGGCGTGGACGAGGCGGTGCTGCTCAGTGCCCTCCGGTTGCTGGAGGAGAAGGGCAGGTGTGAGCTGATCGAGATGGACGGCAGCCACGGCGTTAAGTTCTTCTAAGTGTCCATGCTAATTGTTTACCTTGTCTTGTGGCGTACCCCGAATTATGTCCTATTGAAGTAAAGTAGTGTAAAATGTACATCtttaatacttttttattACCTGCAATTGCAGTCTCGACATTTCAAACTACTTCTACGCATGCAAACGTGCCCCACTAGCCACAAAACGAGTGTTGCTTCTTGGTCATCGCAGTGCTCTCCGGCTGCAAATACAAAGCACAGCGAGGAGCTCTGCACAGCCGGCTGAGTCGTGGTAGCTGGCCGTGAAGGAAAGGAAGATCCTATAGAATGGTCAGTTCAGCGCTGGTTAGCCAGTCCATGATATGGCTACGCTACTAAGCTGTCGCAGCATTTGTCCGCTGTTCTCGTCCAATCGTAATAGTAATCGGACAGTATGCTCGAACCAATGCCACTGCAGAGTTCACCGTCATGGATGTCCCTCATCATCTGTCCACTGCGTTTGTGCAGCACCATGTGGTAGGACCGACACTTGCGCGGTGCGTAGGAGGTGTCGAATCTGGGATCGTGCCACCGATAGACGTGGCGCAGTGGGGCGAGCCAGGTGCCAACGGAGACATCCTCGGACCCATAGGGCGACAGCAGTTGAGAGTTATTGACAATGTAGTCACACAGACTGCGGGACAGAACGTATCCTCCGCCCAGTGCATACGGCAGGTAGTTTTTGCTAAGGTAGTAACTGGACTCCTTCCACTGGCCCTTCGTTTTAATTGTGGATCGGCCGTTAAAGTAGCCCCAATAAAGCTGAGGCAACACATGGTCCCTATACTCCGACCTCTTGCGCAGCAACTTGCGATCGTAGGAAACCAGCGTATTGACCAGACTGTCCAGCTTAACATAGGTATCGTCGTCCACTTTCAGCACATATGAGAACTCGTAGTGGCGTCTCAAGACATCTAAGGACTGCATGAGCTTCGCCGTAAGATTCCTGTATGTGTCATGGTGCCGGTTCAACAGCAAGAGATCGTTGTGttgcttctgctccttctccagctccgCCAGCGCCGAGCTGCTTAAATCTAGTGTGCCAATGGAAAATACGTGCTTCACGGTGATCAGCCTTTTGGTCTTTGGAGGATCTTCCGTCAGCAGACTTTGCTGCCAATTCGTGTACTGCCTTAGCCGGCTCGCCTGCTCCGCCACCAGCTCCACCTGCAAGTGGCCCTGGGCGTTGAATGTCGGCAGATAAATCAGCTCCTCGGGCAGGTAGGGCTGTGTAAGGGATTGGCCGGCATTTGCCAGCCAGGTGCTCCGCATCGCGTTCCTCTCATCGGCATTGTGCGGTGCGCTGAGCACCAACACCATAAGGAAGAGGTTCGGGTGCGGCTCCAGGTGGGGGATTCTGCTGCGGTGCGCCGGACATTGGTCTACGGAGCTGAGTATCTTTGTGATGAAACTACCGAAGAAGAAGGCAGTTATGGCTGTGAAGAAAGtcactaaattatttaatcgCCTCATTTATGTGTTGTTTTGACTAGAGAGACCGTGAAACAGTCGCGAAAATATACCATGTTTACTTGGGTATCGCAAATTTGTTCATTGATTCTCTTGCTTGCATTGAATAATCATTAATTTTGGTATTAATATCAATTGGGGAGCAAATTAGTATACTGgcttaaaaataagtaaaagtAAGCATTTCAATTCGTAAGCAAGACCGCGAGTAAGACCGTACTTCTATCCCCTTCACAATAACGGAATCCTGATTGCCGCCCAATGCGAGTTATATTAAACTGAGTTGGCAGTCTTGTACTATATTTTTGTTGACTAAAGAGTGTAAAAACATATTCTGAATAAGTAAAAAGTAGTAATCGTATTAAGATACTGGGTTGAAATTGGCGCTAATCGAGACCTATTTCAGCATGGACGACATGATGCGGTCGATGGACTGTCTAAAGATGGCAGCGACGTTTCACAACGCGGCTCTGGCGTCCACAACGTGCACGGGCAGGACTTTGGGCGAGGATCGGGCACCTATATGGGTGGAGGGGAGTAGTAAGACACCTGAGCCACCATTACCGGAAGAAAGCCCAGCACCAGAGCCCAAGAACGAAATTCCCCTGCTGCCCCAAATCGATTTTGAGCCTAATATATCCTGCTTTCCTGACCTACAGGATATCAACGCCAGCATTGTTAGGCGGGAGCTGGCGGAGGAGGGCAAGAGGTGTGTCCGCCAGCAGCTAAAGGCGATAAAGGACAAACAGGACGCCCTGCGCATGTCGCGAGAGACGCAGCAAAGGAAGGAGGAACGCCAGAGCGACCAGTTGCAACAAAAGGCGCTGCGGGAACGCAATGAAAGTCTCCTTATCCAGAAAGCTGACCAGATGACTGCAGCACAACTAGAGGCCCAGCAGCGTGAGCAATCGGCACAGCGCCAACAGATTGACCAGAAGCTGCACAAATTGGCCCTGGAAGGCGTGTCCCGCTGCCAAAGGAGATTCAACCAGAAGTACGAGGGCATCGCCAAAATTCTGCTTTCTCTGGATCAAGAGACGGTCAAGGTGTGCGCCGCGCAAAACGCACAGCTCAAAGAGTTGGGACAGAAATTTGAACAGCTCGTGAGCTCCGTTAAGATGGGCAATTGCGAGATGCAAAGCCAATTCCTCTGTTCCATCATCAAGGCAGAAGAGTGCTGCAAGAGCCTGGATGCTCTGGAAATGGACATCATTAAGCAGCTGGCCGAGTTCTCCGAACagatccagcagcagctcaaaaTGGAGGCCGCCAAGAAGCTGGAAGAAGAgcggcaaaagcagcagcagcagcagcaggaggagcagcgacaaaagctggaggagcaacaaaagctggaggagcaggaaaagCTAAGGAAGGAAAAGGAAGAATCAGAGGctaaggaaaaacaacaagaggCCGAGACTGCCAAGGCCGAAGCAGCCAATGTTCACGCTCCGCTGGAGCCAAAATCACAAGATGTGCCACCGGCGCCCACAGCGTCATCTACTTGTGTTCACCCAGACCGTCTGAAGTTCTACAATGATATCCTAGCACTGTATCAGTCCAAAGTGGATGCCATAAAGCCGCTGCAAACGGAGGAATCGCTTAAGCAGTATCGCACCGGTTGCCAAAGGGCAATAAACCTGCCGCTCAACGCCATTTCAGCAGTTAGTCCGCAGCATCTAGCCCAGAACTTTGACAAGCTGTACAGCTTCTTTGCCGGCCAGCCCACCAAGGTGATGAATGGAGGCACCATAACTATTAACGACCATCCGCTGGCCCGAGACTATTGCATGCTACTTATGGCCAAGAAGTTTGTCAGTCAAACGGAGACTGCCATATGCAGCAATCCCCAGGCCGCCTTTCCCTTTGCCTCCGTGATAATAACTTTTTGGAAGCTGTTGCCGGATTTCGGCAAGGTTTTTCTCGCCTACATGTACAAAGAGTCACCCTTTCTGGTGCCCTACGTTATACCCCAGCAGCAGGGACAGACTCCGGAGCAGTATCTGAAGACCATAGGCTATCGGCTGACGGACAAAAACGAGCTGGAGAAACCGGACATTTACCTTAAGCGCCAAACGGGAATCGCTCGGCTCTACGCAGCTGTGATCATTAGTCAAGGGCGAAAGGCAGCTGGACCGGATGAATGCTTCGAGCTGAATGAGGGATGGCTCTGGCTGGCGCACATGGTGCATGTGAAACCATTGCCCGATATTAGTGCTACCATGATCATGGAGATTCTCCAGACCCTCGGTTTCGAGTTGTGGCGCACCTACGGCAAGCAGTTCGTCAAGCTACTGCTCTACATTCAGAATATCTACATGCCTCAGCTGGCAGCCTACGACGAGGGCGGTCCGAAGACTCGGCTAGAAATGCTCCTGGCCAAGTTCCTGCGTGAGCGGCAGATTGCACAGGCCGTTGGAGTTTTGCCTCCAGGGTTTTGGTAGGCATGCGATGTTAGTTAGTTCTGTTAAGTTAGTGTTTTTAATAGAGTAATGTGATTATTGTATTAAGGGGACATGTATTCATTCAGTAAATAGAGAAAACTTGCTTGTTAACGCACACGTTTCATTTCCAGAAATgcaacaattaaaagccaCATCTTTATTGATTGAAGGGTAGCTAGAAGGcagaaatcaatttcaaactCATTTCAAACAAACTACGCGGAGGACTAGTCATCGTCCTCATCTTCCAGATCCAGGTCATCCAGTTCGCCGGCCAGATCAACAAAGAGATCCTTGTTGATGGGGGCAGCATCGTTGGCGGGTTCAGACGACGATGAGCCATCCTCGTCGGCCGCTGCGTCCTCGGCTGCGGCGGTTTTGGCTGCTTCTGTTGCCTGGTCCAGTAGTCGATTGGTGGAGGCAATGGTGCCCGAGCCGTCCACCTCCTTGGCGGCCAGCGACAGGGCAGCCAGATCCAGTTCCTTGAACTCGACGGCATtatcgtcgtcgtcctcccTGTTGTAGATGTCGAAAGCAGCGTCGCCCTCCTCCATGGGTCCGTCGTCGACCAGATCCGGATTGAAGCTGAACATTTCGCGACCAGAGATGCCGAACTGTTTGCCCTTGCTGAAGTCGCTCTTCTTGCGCTCTTCCTCGGCAGCCAGCTTGGCCTTCTTCTCGGCAATCTTGCGCTTCTTCCAGGCGAGGAAGGACTCGAGGGTGACGCGTGTCTGGTTGGGACCGAGGGCAGCGCGCTCCTTCTCAATTAAATCGACCAGCGAGATTTCCGTGGGCTTTTCCTCCTTCTTCTTATCGCGCTTCAGCACATAGCCAGCTGGCAAGGCGTGACGGTAGATGCACTTTCCGCCGTTGGGGCACTCCCAGAACCAACCGTACTTCGATTTTTCCACAGCTTCCAGGAAGAATTTGCAAATCTAAAATACGTGTGAGGTTAGTTTTGAGTTTTAAGCAGTTTTTGAAACTTAAACCCACAATATCCGTGGTGGGACGTTGCTTTTCGCCGGAGCTCTTCTTCTCGACCACCTCCTTCAGCTTGGCATCGTCCCAGTTGGTCATCGGATCGTCCTCGTCGCGCATGTCCACATAGATGGACCGCTTTTCGACCTTGTTCTCCAGGGAAAGGTCGTGGGAGAACTTGCACTTGTCGCCCTTGGTGCAGGTGCCCTGTTTGAAGAAGGCGCAGACCACCGACTTGGGATCGGTGCCCTTCTCCACCTTCTGGGTCTGTACCGGCTTGAAGATCAGCGCCATCTCGCGCTGCTCGGCCAgtttcttctccttctcctccttgcGCTTGTCGCCATCCTGGCGGGGATGCTGTCCGCCGGACTGGACCTGCTTCTGCACCTGCTGGATGAACTTCTGCTGCTTGTTGCCCTTCTTGTTCTTCAGCCCGAAGGTCTTGTCCTGTCGATGGAATTACACTTGGTCAGTTCAATTTGGATCTTATTGAATTTCTCCCAGCCGGGTTTCCACATCACGAATTTACGAAGAGGGGGGCTCACCCATCGGCTTTCCGGTTACGAAGCCTACCTCAATGACTTTCTCCTTCTTTTTCTGCTCCGTCTTCTTGCTGGGACCTGGTGGCGCCTTTTTGGGTGGCATCTTCGGGCAGGATACGGgaatttaataacttaaatgTAGAAATAAAGTTCAAACGAAGTTTTTTGCACAACCACGCTGGAACAAGAGGCCCTGCCAGTGTGACCAGAACACGGAGGTCGGCATATCTCAGGAAGCTGGCTatcatattaatattaatttaataattgtgcttttaaaaatgcagTTACTGAGTATATGAtttcttggccagcaaattttaataaatgaatgaaatttacGTTAACTGCACACTTTTTAACAGAGTGgcttaaaacaaaacttaGGTTTTCAGCACACATTTAAACCATCCAATGAATGTTTACATGGGTTCAAGACTTGGCTTAATACAAgtaatttaacttatttttaatattaaatatcttaCTTACATTTTGAATGGTCGTTCgaattacaaattttaaaagaaatatatagtAAGGGACTGTTTCAGCAGCATAGCGACTATTTTACAGATTTCACACGATCTCCATCTAGCGGCGTCGACATTACTTAGAATACTAATGCCCTACAAGTTACCCTTTAGTTATATCCGATCAGTTGAGggattttaatatattttggtATTTGGGTTATTATAATCTATAGGTGTAGTCCAAACTATGTTTCTCTTTTAGTTTCCGAGTTCGGACACGGATTGACCGGCAGACGGACATGGGCATGTCGATCCTGAtgcagaatatatatactatagcTACGGAAATGCTGCCGTTCTTCCTTAACATAGCATTGAACAAAtcttgtatatatagtattaatacataaaatacataaaagcGTCTTCAAATATAAATCCCATCTCCCATCAACTTGATAAGTTTTCTCTCACTGTACCATCTCGCTCACCAACACACATGCAGCAACGAGCGAGAGAGCAACGGCGTGTCTCTTCGTGGGTGGCCCTTAATTCGACGTCATCTTCTTGGGTGGTCCATATTAGCCGGCCTGTTCTCTCCCCACCTTCCGATCTCAAGAGCGAGCGAGTGCGATGCATGTGGATAGGTGCCCCATTGATCATTTTCTCGTTTGATAGTGCGTGACGTCTCTGGGCagccgtctcgctcgcactaATTTATGCCGCCCGAATGGTGGGCGCCCATTTTTTTAtccttcttctgctgctcACTCGCGCTCATTTATTCGAGCATaaaattagcaattatttgtttttcttgccgCCCCGTCGTCTCTGTGTTTTTTATTCCCTACGCTCCTGGGCGATCGACGTGTGTGGCCCTCCACATCCCATTTGCGATCGGAGCGGATTGTGGGGCATTATTGGCCCCTGTCTTTGTGCCGCGATTTAAGCATACATATTCGGTTTTCTAGGAATCCGGCGATCCTAGTGCGCCAAACGTTCGCAAAGCTCGGCTTTATTATTATCGTTCCGAGGAAAGCGAAATTAGGTTTTTATTTCGGGTAGGGCCTGGGAATGCGGATGGGGGTTAAGGCTTGGAGACCAAGCACAcacccaaaagaaaaaaactctttttaacatttaaaattttattttttgtcgaGATCTTCAAGGGTCCGGCATCCGTGGTGATGGGTCCGGGGGCATCAGCTCCCACAACTACTAAAATTTTCGATTATTTCCATCGGaagttaaaaacaatttttttctgGCACTTACACTGTCTGAGTGgtgggtatctgatagtcgagaaactTACAGCTTTTATtgtcgttttttatttaatttttgaataaaactGCGACTAGTACAGCTAAAAGCTGGCTCCCAAAATGGATATATATCTTTTCGCAACgcatgtatacatatattgagTTTCTTCAGTTTCTTTGACATTCGAGAGTCCAAGACTGACGTTTTACCCATTCACGATCTCATCTTCGGTCTTAGACTCAGAGAATGGGCAGCGGTTAGTTAACTTAGGGGTAATCATCAGCCTACTCAAAGGCTCAATACGGttttagaaaagaaaaaatatataaaattacgTTATTTAAGATTGAAGATTGCGAGTTTTGGGAATCGAGAAGGAATGTTAAAGGCTAGagcctcgactatcagatacctattACTCAAAATACATGTTTTCCTACAACAAACATAGTCTTTTATCCTGCAAGTTTTGGTTTATGATTAAAATATCATAGTCCAAGACAAATCATAGTCcagttaacaaaaaaaaaaaaaaaatatttctaaaatccgttgtatttaaaaatgtaacagtttataattattacaCCACCTGGTCAACTTCTTCGTTCCCATCTCAGATTTTTTCAAGCCGTTCTTCGCTGTAATTGGCCCAAAGAACGTAGAATTGCCCAGCGGcagcaataaaattatgacaagcaacggcagcaacatcaaatGTTGGCAACAATTATTGCGTTGTTGACAGCAAGATAGATAGCAATCATTTGCATCGCCATCGCTGGAAAAACCGAACCACCAACAGCAATTGTTTGCGGCTGTTGGGCGTGTAATTTACAGCGCCAAGATCAAAAAACAAGATgcatgttgcaagttgcagaTTGCAGGCGCAACGCAAGGGGAGCAGCACACGAGCAACATGTTACTTTTGACAATATAACGCAACGGCGTGGCGACAACCAACTGGGAGCATCTCGGATCggccatatatatatctgtatatatatgtacatatgtgcctGTGTGCTGGGGATACGTATCCCCCAGACATCGGAGGCATTCGGATTTCACGGTGGTCCCGGCATCTCCATCCCAGGCTTAGTTTCTGCTGTCAATCTTTGGCAAAAGGCAAATGCTGCTACTGTTTGCCGCAGACACaggcacagatacagatacagatacaaatacagatacagatacatatacatatacagatgAAGTCCGATCGTATAATTGCATATAGCGCCAGTGGAAGTTCCGGTCGGTTGGCTTTTTTTTGCCCGTTGCACGcgctttcttttttgtgcGGCGCCGCCGACAGACGGGgctacactgggagaaataaTCACCATTTGTTAGTTTTAGTAATCTTAAGAAGATACTGTCTAGCGAAATCTTTCGAAATTGTAATTCTAATTATCTTTTAGATGCTACAAGATcagatttatgtttatattttgagaatttcatatttgctttctgaaaaaaatgatttttaaatttctctaAAATATGCTTTACCGAATTTATAGAATACTATGTATATAATTTGCAcagattaaaatataatacactttCCACATACCCTATTCCGCTTCgatt
This window contains:
- the LOC27207830 gene encoding beta-1,3-galactosyltransferase 6 encodes the protein MRRLNNLVTFFTAITAFFFGSFITKILSSVDQCPAHRSRIPHLEPHPNLFLMVLVLSAPHNADERNAMRSTWLANAGQSLTQPYLPEELIYLPTFNAQGHLQVELVAEQASRLRQYTNWQQSLLTEDPPKTKRLITVKHVFSIGTLDLSSSALAELEKEQKQHNDLLLLNRHHDTYRNLTAKLMQSLDVLRRHYEFSYVLKVDDDTYVKLDSLVNTLVSYDRKLLRKRSEYRDHVLPQLYWGYFNGRSTIKTKGQWKESSYYLSKNYLPYALGGGYVLSRSLCDYIVNNSQLLSPYGSEDVSVGTWLAPLRHVYRWHDPRFDTSYAPRKCRSYHMVLHKRSGQMMRDIHDGELCSGIGSSILSDYYYDWTRTADKCCDSLVA
- the LOC6733571 gene encoding nucleoporin Gle1, whose product is MDDMMRSMDCLKMAATFHNAALASTTCTGRTLGEDRAPIWVEGSSKTPEPPLPEESPAPEPKNEIPLLPQIDFEPNISCFPDLQDINASIVRRELAEEGKRCVRQQLKAIKDKQDALRMSRETQQRKEERQSDQLQQKALRERNESLLIQKADQMTAAQLEAQQREQSAQRQQIDQKLHKLALEGVSRCQRRFNQKYEGIAKILLSLDQETVKVCAAQNAQLKELGQKFEQLVSSVKMGNCEMQSQFLCSIIKAEECCKSLDALEMDIIKQLAEFSEQIQQQLKMEAAKKLEEERQKQQQQQQEEQRQKLEEQQKLEEQEKLRKEKEESEAKEKQQEAETAKAEAANVHAPLEPKSQDVPPAPTASSTCVHPDRLKFYNDILALYQSKVDAIKPLQTEESLKQYRTGCQRAINLPLNAISAVSPQHLAQNFDKLYSFFAGQPTKVMNGGTITINDHPLARDYCMLLMAKKFVSQTETAICSNPQAAFPFASVIITFWKLLPDFGKVFLAYMYKESPFLVPYVIPQQQGQTPEQYLKTIGYRLTDKNELEKPDIYLKRQTGIARLYAAVIISQGRKAAGPDECFELNEGWLWLAHMVHVKPLPDISATMIMEILQTLGFELWRTYGKQFVKLLLYIQNIYMPQLAAYDEGGPKTRLEMLLAKFLRERQIAQAVGVLPPGFW
- the LOC6733572 gene encoding zinc finger CCCH domain-containing protein 15 homolog; its protein translation is MPPKKAPPGPSKKTEQKKKEKVIEDKTFGLKNKKGNKQQKFIQQVQKQVQSGGQHPRQDGDKRKEEKEKKLAEQREMALIFKPVQTQKVEKGTDPKSVVCAFFKQGTCTKGDKCKFSHDLSLENKVEKRSIYVDMRDEDDPMTNWDDAKLKEVVEKKSSGEKQRPTTDIICKFFLEAVEKSKYGWFWECPNGGKCIYRHALPAGYVLKRDKKKEEKPTEISLVDLIEKERAALGPNQTRVTLESFLAWKKRKIAEKKAKLAAEEERKKSDFSKGKQFGISGREMFSFNPDLVDDGPMEEGDAAFDIYNREDDDDNAVEFKELDLAALSLAAKEVDGSGTIASTNRLLDQATEAAKTAAAEDAAADEDGSSSSEPANDAAPINKDLFVDLAGELDDLDLEDEDDD